Proteins encoded together in one Amblyomma americanum isolate KBUSLIRL-KWMA chromosome 1, ASM5285725v1, whole genome shotgun sequence window:
- the LOC144116184 gene encoding uncharacterized protein LOC144116184, translated as MARRSTVQFSSIAEFQAWKENTERKEQAHFIAKRGVTRLSSRATKRYLECHRTGVAVQSRQGRTRPGVCSMVSFTVCTVRGCVTSIRLVIIRSTFCTSFATVATL; from the exons ATGGCGAGACGCAGCACGGTTCAGTTCTCTTCCATTGCAG aattTCAAGCCTGGAaggaaaacactgaaaggaaGGAGCAAGCGCACTTCATCGCAAAGAGAGGGGTGACGCGTTTGTCCTCTAGAGCGACAAAGAGGTACCTAGAGTGCCACCGTACCGGAGTAGCTGTGCAGTCTAGACAAG gacggacacgccctggagtatgcagcatggtctccttcacagtttgcacagtgcggggctgcgtcacatccatcagactggtgatcattcgaagcacattttgcacaagttttgcgaccgtggcaactctgtga